CGTTGAGACCGACCAGGAGTCCGACGATGTCGATCCTACAGACGTCGCCTTTCCAGTCCACATCGAGAGCCAGCCACCATCGGACGAGGGTTGTTCGGAGTCGGTACCAGGCGTAAACCCGGTCGTTGTGTCTCCCGTTGTCGCTTCGGGTGGAATCTTTACCGACCACTAATTAAAAATCGCCGACTGGTCGACGCTGATCCGTTCGTCCGTCCGTGATGTCGGAGCTAGCTATGGCTCCGCGTAGCCGGCAACCTTGTCGCCGCAAACGGGGGTCTCGAAACGGCGTCTTCGCTAGACCGTAATTTTATATACATGGTATGGTATTTCATGTCCATAGATGGCTACTGAAACACCAGATGCGTCTGGCGAAGCTTCCCGTCAGGCGGATACTGGCTTACGAGAGCGGTACAGACGATACAAACAGCTTCGCTTCACCGACAACGAGATGGCGGCACTACTGCTCGCCCCGGTACTGACTTACCTCTTCGTCATCTCGTACTATCCGATCGCCGACACCGTCTGGACGAGTTTGCACTCGGGCAGCGTGATGCCAACCCGGGAACAGCAGTTCGTCGGCCTCGAACACTATCGATCGGTGCTCTCGAGTCCCTCGTTCTGGAACTCGTTCTGGGTCACGCTGATCTACACCTTCGTGAGCGTCCCGATCGAGATGGTGCTCGGGCTCGGCGTCGCGCTGCTCATCAACCGGGACTTCTGGGGCCGGTACGTCGCGCTAGTCGCGATCCTGTTCCCCTGGGCACTGCCGACGATCATCAACGCACAGATCTGGTCCTGGCTGTTCCACGGCGAATACGGCGTCATCAACGATCTCCTCATTCGCGTCGGGATCCTCGAGTCGGCGTATCCGTTCCTCTCCGATCCCGACATCGCACTCGCGTCGATGTTGTTCGTAACGATCTGGAAGACGACCTC
The nucleotide sequence above comes from Halosolutus halophilus. Encoded proteins:
- a CDS encoding carbohydrate ABC transporter permease, which encodes MAALLLAPVLTYLFVISYYPIADTVWTSLHSGSVMPTREQQFVGLEHYRSVLSSPSFWNSFWVTLIYTFVSVPIEMVLGLGVALLINRDFWGRYVALVAILFPWALPTIINAQIWSWLFHGEYGVINDLLIRVGILESAYPFLSDPDIALASMLFVTIWKTTSFVALILLAGLASIPDNLYEAARIDGASKVKQFWYVTLPLLKPVILVALIFRTLPAFQAFGLPYGLTGGGPGESTTTLVLWAHSQTFTRFEFGEGAAAATIITLVAMVICLIYVMTLYEPEVR